In Argopecten irradians isolate NY chromosome 11, Ai_NY, whole genome shotgun sequence, one DNA window encodes the following:
- the LOC138335702 gene encoding uncharacterized protein, whose translation MAPFLSSKEKDRRASVRLANVRRSDTQPLLVAEHSYARNVSDEPGEPGDPGPVSSDQDSSWRVGRRIVELDVLAKGLEGCSQCGTPLALKNTTRETRFGLGSSLHIMCTTCTCINKVPLGKKHNDVNKKQTVWDVNSKVAIGMLHIGIGETQLNNLLSVLNLPSINRNSLKKREGSWEIDRASGLKYNSLPYGKPLTDKKFQNSLQNIFEKYKKQADKLAFASSTQSNENFNNIVASKAPKNHHTSGSESLDYRVNAAASQKNTGYTYLVDVNKEACLSPGAHTKLRAMKLDAINNRKRQKGTLKTYKRRRLELKSQRNSTTAACELREGDTYSTNIAFEEASPDVEEIPGPIDPPLASPVTGDHPQTLYHFSEKSYPGVENATSKMACTTTSLVEHLIPMMRGKMLHLL comes from the exons ATGGCACCCTTTTTGAGCAGTAAAGAGAAGGATAGGCGTGCGAGTGTAAGACTGGCAAATGTTCGTCGAAGCGACACCCAGCCTTTGCTTGTAGCTGAACATAGTTACGCTAGAAATGTGTCCGACGAACCTGGTGAGCCTGGTGATCCTGGACCTGTCTCGTCAGATCAAGACTCTAGCTGGCGAGTAGGAAGACGGATAGTCGAGCTGGACGTGCTCGCCAAAGGTCTTGAGGGTTGTAGTCAGTGCG GAACTCCTTTGGCCCTGAAAAACACCACCAGGGAGACACGGTTTGGGTTGGGAAGTTCTCTCCACATTATGTGCACAACATGCACCTGTATAAACAAAGTTCCACTTGGAAAAAAACATAATGATGTGAACAAGAAACAAACAGTCTGGGATGTTAACAGCAAAGTTGCCATTg GAATGCTTCATATAGGTATTGGGGAAACCCAACTGAATAACTTGTTATCGGTCCTCAACCTACCATCTATAAACAGGAATTCTTTAAAAAAGAGAGAGGGAAGTTGGGAAATCGATAGAGCAAGTGGCT taaaatataattcTCTACCATATGGGAAACCACTGACTGACAAGAAGTTTCAAAATAGCCTCCagaacatttttgaaaaatacaaaaaacaagCTGACAAACTGGCATTTGCCTCATCAACTCAGAGTAATGAAAACTTCAATAACATAGTAGCTAGTAAAGCTCCAAAAAATCACCATACCAGTGGATCAGAAAGCCTCGATTATCGAGTGAATGCTGCTGCCTCTCAAAAAAATACTGGCTATACATATCTTGTGGAT GTAAATAAGGAGGCCTGTCTTTCACCTGGTGCTCACACAAAGTTGCGGGCAATGAAATTAGATGCTATCAACAACAGAAAGAGACAAAAAGGAACATTGAAAACCTACAAAAGACGACGCTTGGAACTAAAGAGCCAACGTAACTCAACCACAGCAGCATGTGAATTGAGAGAAGGAGACACATATTCAACAAATATTGCTTTTGAAGAAG CTTCTCCAGATGTAGAAGAGATACCTGGTCCAATAGACCCACCATTAGCTTCTCCTGTGACTGGTGATCATCCCCAA ACACTTTACCACTTTTCAGAGAAGTCATACCCTGGCGTTGAAAATGCTACAAGCAAGATGGCCTGTACCACCACTTCCTTGGTGGAACATTTAATTCCCATGATGCGAGGGAAGATGTTGCATCTCCTGTGA